A section of the Sphaerodactylus townsendi isolate TG3544 linkage group LG11, MPM_Stown_v2.3, whole genome shotgun sequence genome encodes:
- the PTCHD3 gene encoding patched domain-containing protein 3: MPDLCHTDCVERPLTRSLRRLGGLVGAHPWPFLLLPVALSAALGAGFRQLPRRQSNDIETQFTPRRGPAKAERREAVEHFSTRDSERFSAQRQTTEGTFASFVAVAHERSATILTPAAFAELLALDAAVRGLNASGRAYAQVCARWDGACKSPNPLLTAVGDDPARIEALLPNLTFPLWRGQVILGFFLGDVSVGPAGADERSRPVRAAKALRLFYHLQEEDPAQRAASLQWLKAFLRRIGGVLTELNLASVQVAYFSSISKQEELEKNSEQVIPLFIVTYILTACFSVLSCLRLDCVRTKVCVAAFGVLSSGLAVISGFGLLLFCGVPFVITAASGPFLTLGVGVDDMFIMVSCWQQTKVKHRVEDRMASTYAEAAVSITITTLTDVLAFYIGIATSFSSIRSFCLYTGTAFIFCYIYNLTFLGAVLALNGRREESNRHWLTCMKVTDEAQHNFVYNMCCVGGLYDKATGREFEHPMNGFFKKHFGPFLMHSWSKVAVVALYFAYICSSIYGCTQVNEGIDLRNLVSDHSYVVRYYNFEEQYFKEYGPRVMAIVTRSIPYWDASVRANLEHCMEMLENATFVDKKLSESWLRMYEVAANRMSLNIDDRSSFIGNLSIVFRQNPRSRWDINFTDLEISASRFFIQTVNITTSVDERNLLSQLRTLAADCDLPLTVYHPAFIFYDHLILIAQNTAQNILIATGAMLIISLLLIPNPLCSLWVTFAIASVIIGVTGFMAYWNVNLDSISMINLIMCIGFSVDCSAHVSYAFVSSKKTSLNDKAVDALYRLGYPMVQGAISTIVGVLALSMTDTYIFRAFFKIIFLVILLGAAHGLLFIPVFLTFFGFCGRLSNMQRRVDCQFNENSASTDSSVVQLPVINT, from the exons ATGCCGGACCTGTGCCACACGGACTGCGTGGAGCGGCCCCTGACCCGCTCGCTGCGGCGCCTGGGGGGCTTGGTGGGCGCCCACCCgtggcccttcctgctgctgcccgtGGCGCTCTCGGCCGCGCTGGGCGCCGGCTTCCGGCAGCTGCCCCGCCGCCAGTCCAACGACATCGAGACGCAGTTCACGCCCCGCAGGGGCCCCGCCAAGGCCGAGCGCCGGGAGGCGGTGGAGCACTTCTCGACGCGGGACTCGGAGCGCTTCTCGGCGCAGAGGCAGACCACCGAGGGCACCTTCGCCTCCTTCGTGGCCGTGGCCCACGAGCGCAGCGCCACCATCCTCACCCCCGCCGCCTTCGCCGAGCTGCTGGCGCTGGACGCGGCCGTGCGGGGGCTCAACGCCAGCGGGCGCGCCTACGCCCAGGTCTGCGCGCGATGGGACGGCGCCTGCAAGAGCCCCAACCCACTGCTGACTGCCGTCGGGGACGACCCGGCGCGCATCGAGGCGCTGCTGCCCAACCTGACCTTCCCGCTCTGGCGAGGGCAGGTCATCCTGGGCTTCTTCTTGGGGGACGTCTCCGTGGGGCCAGCGGGGGCCGACGAAAGGAGCCGCCCCGTCCGGGCCGCTAAAGCGCTGCGCCTCTTCTACCATCTGCAGGAGGAGGACCCCGCGCAGCGAGCAGCCAGCTTGCAGTGGCTGAAGGCTTTCCTGCGGCGCATCGGCGGCGTGCTGACCGAGCTCAACCTGGCTTCTGTGCAG GTGGCTTATTTTTCCTCAATATCCAAACAGGAAGAATTAGAAAAAAATTCTGAGCAAGTGATCCCTTTGTTTATTGTCACGTATATTTTAACAGCATGCTTTTCGGTCTTATCATGTTTAAG GCTCGACTGTGTACGTACAAAAGTGTGTGTTGCAGCGTTTGGAGTGTTGTCATCAGGCTTAGCTGTTATCAGTGGTTTTGGGTTATTGCTCTTTTGCGGGGTGCCTTTTGTTATCACAGCGGCAAGTGGACCATTTCTTACACTTG GGGTTGGTGTTGATGACATGTTCATCATGGTGTCCTGCTGGCAACAGACAAAAGTCAAGCACAGAGTTGAGGATCGGATGGCTAGCACCTATGCAGAGGCGGCTGTGTCCATTACCATCACAACCCTTACTGACGTTTTAGCCTTCTACATTGGCATTGCGACATCCTTTTCATCCATTCGGTCCTTTTGTCTTTACACAGGAACGGCTTTCATCTTCTGCTACATATACAATTTGACGTTCTTGGGGGCAGTCCTTGCTCTGAACGGTAGAAGAGAGGAAAGCAACAGACATTGGCTGACTTGTATGAAAGTGACAGATGAAGCTCAGCATAACTTTGTATACAACATGTGTTGTGTGGGAGGACTTTATGATAAAGCCACTGGAAGAGAGTTTGAGCATCCCatgaatggattttttaaaaagcattttggtcCTTTTCTTATGCATAGCTGGTCGAAAGTGGCTGTAGTTGCCCTGTATTTTGCATACATATGTAGTAGTATTTATGGGTGCACTCAAGTTAATGAAGGTATAGATCTTCGAAATCTGGTCAGCGACCATTCCTACGTTGTTCGGTATTACAATTTTGAAGAACAGTATTTTAAAGAGTATGGTCCTAGAGTTATGGCCATTGTTACTAGAAGCATACCGTACTGGGATGCAAGTGTTCGTGCAAATCTTGAGCACTGCATGGAGATGCTAGAAAACGCAACCTTTGTGGACAAGAAATTATCAGAGTCGTGGCTAAGAATGTATGAAGTGGCTGCCAACAGAATGTCTCTAAATATAGATGACCGAAGTTCTTTCATTGGTAATTTATCTATCGTGTTCAGACAAAATCCGCGGTCTCGATGGGATATCAATTTTACTGATCTGGAGATATCAGCATCCCGTTTTTTCATACAGACCGTCAATATTACTACTTCAGTGGATGAGCGGAATCTTTTAAGTCAACTGAGAACTCTTGCAGCAGACTGTGACTTACCGCTAACTGTTTACCATCCTGCTTTTATATTCTATGatcatttaattttaatagcaCAGAACACCGCTCAAAACATTTTGATTGCTACTGGAGCCATGTTAATTATTTCCTTGCTGCTGATTCCCAATCCTTTGTGCTCGTTGTGGGTCACGTTTGCTATTGCCTCTGTTATTATTGGCGTGACTGGCTTCATGGCCTATTGGAATGTCAACCTTGACTCCATATCCATGATCAACCTTATCATGTGCATAGGATTTTCAGTGGACTGTTCCGCTCATGTTTCTTATGCCTTCGTGAGCAGCAAGAAAACCAGCCTGAATGACAAAGCCGTGGATGCTCTATACCGCCTTGGTTACCCCATGGTGCAGGGAGCTATTTCCACCATTGTGGGAGTATTGGCGCTTTCCATGACGGACACCTacattttcagagcattttttaAGATTATATTTCTAGTTATTTTGCTTGGAGCAGCTCACGGTCTCCTTTTTATCCCTGTGTTTTTAACCTTTTTCGGCTTTTGTGGGAGACTGTCAAACATGCAGCGACGAGTTGACTGCCAGTTCAATGAAAACTCAGCCAGCACTGACAGCAGTGTTGTGCAGCTGCCTGTTATAAACACCTAG